Proteins encoded within one genomic window of Streptomyces profundus:
- a CDS encoding TetR/AcrR family transcriptional regulator, with amino-acid sequence MPYPNDPVSAPAAPAASRGGRPRDERREREILAVVGSLLAESGYDGVSFEEVARRAGASKATLYRRWKTRREMVIAALKAGPARREGPDEIDTGSLRGDLLALCRRLDRSMRSGDNHTALLLLQAGLEDPDLCEEIERAVGPTGARLPAAVIEAAVRRGELPEGADPFPYEEVAGSVLLLRRLNGLRADTPYLEALIDSVLIPALRATTGSRRTTMPAGIFSGHPATQPTSVLEEAP; translated from the coding sequence GTGCCGTATCCTAATGATCCCGTCAGCGCCCCTGCCGCCCCCGCCGCCTCCCGTGGTGGGCGTCCACGCGACGAGCGGCGGGAGCGCGAGATCCTCGCGGTGGTGGGCTCCCTGCTCGCCGAGTCGGGCTACGACGGCGTCAGCTTCGAGGAGGTCGCGCGCCGGGCGGGCGCGTCCAAGGCCACCCTCTACCGGCGGTGGAAGACCAGACGGGAGATGGTGATCGCCGCGCTGAAGGCGGGCCCGGCGCGCCGTGAGGGGCCGGACGAGATCGACACGGGCAGCCTGCGCGGGGACCTGCTGGCACTGTGCCGACGCCTCGACCGTTCCATGCGCTCCGGCGACAACCACACGGCACTGCTGCTGCTCCAGGCCGGCCTTGAGGATCCCGACCTCTGCGAGGAGATCGAGAGAGCCGTGGGGCCGACGGGGGCACGCCTGCCGGCGGCGGTGATCGAGGCGGCCGTCCGCCGAGGCGAACTGCCCGAGGGCGCCGACCCGTTCCCCTACGAGGAGGTCGCCGGCTCCGTGCTCCTGCTCCGTCGGCTCAACGGACTGCGGGCCGACACCCCCTACCTCGAAGCGCTGATCGACTCCGTCCTCATCCCCGCCCTGCGCGCGACCACGGGCTCCCGTCGAACAACGATGCCGGCCGGCATCTTCTCCGGCCACCCAGCCACCCAACCGACCTCAGTCCTGGAGGAAGCACCGTGA
- a CDS encoding alpha/beta fold hydrolase, with amino-acid sequence MTPLTIEGFRYQTLPGERDVDINVAVAGFGPAVVLLHGFPQTHYMWRHVARELVERHTVIVPDLRGYGESSKPGASSAETYAKRTMARDVVRVAHALGHERFGLVGHDRGALVGVRAGLDHPRTVRYLGILDVLPTLDTWAVLQGVNAKVAWHLYLMAQPAGLPERMIAAVAPEFFASFLDAWDTDGSTFTPEVRQHYIDSSVAAVASIVADYRATASIDLEMDQADRDAGRQLGMPVGVISQDWGSQLGFDAASLWEAWARDLTYQPIDAGHFMAEEQPSEIARFISDLAARADN; translated from the coding sequence GTGACACCGCTGACCATCGAAGGGTTCCGGTACCAGACGCTGCCGGGGGAGCGGGACGTCGATATCAACGTCGCCGTCGCCGGCTTCGGGCCGGCGGTCGTCCTGCTCCACGGATTTCCCCAGACGCACTACATGTGGCGCCACGTCGCGCGGGAACTCGTCGAGCGGCACACCGTGATCGTGCCTGACCTGCGCGGCTACGGCGAGAGTTCCAAGCCCGGCGCGAGCAGCGCCGAGACCTACGCGAAGCGGACCATGGCGCGGGACGTCGTCCGGGTGGCCCACGCTCTCGGACACGAGCGCTTCGGGCTGGTCGGGCACGACAGGGGCGCGCTGGTCGGGGTCCGCGCCGGCCTGGACCACCCGCGGACGGTGCGGTATCTCGGCATCCTCGACGTGCTCCCCACCCTCGACACATGGGCCGTTCTCCAGGGGGTCAACGCCAAGGTCGCGTGGCATCTGTACCTCATGGCCCAGCCGGCCGGCCTTCCGGAGAGGATGATCGCCGCCGTCGCCCCCGAGTTCTTCGCCTCGTTCCTGGACGCCTGGGACACCGACGGCTCCACGTTCACCCCTGAGGTACGCCAGCACTACATCGACAGCTCCGTCGCGGCCGTCGCCTCCATCGTCGCCGACTACCGGGCCACCGCGAGCATTGACCTGGAGATGGACCAGGCCGACCGCGACGCAGGCCGCCAACTCGGCATGCCGGTCGGGGTCATCTCCCAGGACTGGGGATCCCAACTCGGCTTCGACGCCGCGTCGCTCTGGGAAGCGTGGGCGCGCGACCTGACGTACCAGCCGATCGACGCCGGGCACTTCATGGCCGAGGAACAGCCGTCGGAGATCGCCCGCTTCATCTCCGACCTCGCCGCACGCGCCGACAACTGA